One stretch of Podospora bellae-mahoneyi strain CBS 112042 chromosome 2, whole genome shotgun sequence DNA includes these proteins:
- a CDS encoding hypothetical protein (COG:T; EggNog:ENOG503NUA6) gives MTAANDMSEAKEPVSFATTVEGEKIKLSDTNSSEQLPASLKETGREFDVTESDLLEAKHLAATFTLDKTIAMMKKVHKQHASDPNFPIEIINHIDEFLGHEADLVANPQKYEHLIEEMKIEAALMTNNSPYTEVRAVVDNHDDPSLPVSTIRAWGIGVLFAICISSINSFFDIRLPAVSISGTVVQLLAYPFGTFLARVLPDKGITLFGVRHSLNPGPFNKKEHMLITIMASVAKSVPYTNYIAWIQVLPQYFGQEWARSIAYQLLIGLSTNFIGYGLAGICRRFLVYPAFCVWPTSLVTIALNSAFHDKELEKTTIEGPFKTRWTVSRMKYFCWLCGAMFAYFWLPNYLCGALTYFSWMTWISPQNVHLASITGGQTGLGLNPLPSLDWNVFALDPLMVPFFSTFNYFFGAFLSMFVIIGLYYTNTYYTAYLPINSNRPFDHFGHIYKVRSIVDDNGLFDAKKYEAYSPPYLAASNVVVYTFFFALYAATVTYAALYHRLEIKLGLNELWQRAKFTMRRLRSKNARGEESTEEDVDLLDVHNRLMRAYPEVPQWWYMTCLAFAIAVGMVGVSLWPTNTTPFVVLYGIALCLVFVVPIGIIAGMTGVEVTLNVIAEFIGGVWMEGNAIGMCFFKSYGYVTCAHAIAFSSDLKLAHYVKIPPRFTFCAQMVPTLVSTLISVAIMQYQTRIENVCTPDAPFRFLCPGVNTFFTAAVFWGTVGPRKIWGVGGQYSMTLLGFPFGFLAVMLFWYLNKKWPKSVILRNVHPVVMMSGALNWAPLNLAYMWPAVPVGAFSWLFVKKRYLAFWSKYNYVTSAAFGCGIAISGVVTFFAVQLWGFQVNWWGNDVLNTGCDAEGTCTLLNLTDGEYFGPRLGEFS, from the exons ATGACGGCCGCCAACGACATGTCCGAGGCCAAGGAGCCTGTCAGTTTCGCTACCACTGTTGAGGGCGAAAAGATCAAGCTCTCCGACACCAACTCTTCCGAACAGCTTCCCGCGAGCCTGAAGGAGACGGGGCGCGAGTTTGATGTGACCGAGTCAGATCTCCTTGAGGCTAAGCACCTGGCTGCCACCTTCACGCTGGACAAGACTATCGCT ATGATGAAAAAGGTGCACAAGCAACACGCCAGCGACCCCAATTTCCCCATCGagatcatcaaccacatTGACGAGTTCCTTG GGCACGAGGCCGACTTGGtcgccaacccccaaaagtATGAGCATCTGATTGAAGAGATGAAGATTGAGGCTGCTCTCATGACCAACAATTCACCCTATACCGAAGTGCGAGCAGTCGTGGACAACCATGATGACCCATCGCTACCCGTATCAACCATCCGTGCCTGGGGCATAGGTGTCTTGTTTGCTATCtgcatctcctccatcaactcCTTCTTCGACATTCGTCTCCCGGCTGTTAGTATCAGCGGAACCGTCGTCCAGCTGCTGGCCTACCCCTTTGGCACCTTCTTGGCACGCGTGCTCCCCGACAAGGGAATCACCCTCTTCGGCGTTCGTCACAGCCTGAATCCAGGACCTTTCAACAAGAAGGAGCACATGCTTatcaccatcatggccagcGTCGCCAAGAGCGTTCCTTATACCAACTACATTGCTTGGATTCAGGTTCTCCCCCAATACTTCGGACAGGAATGGGCCCGCAGCATTGCCTACCAGCTCCTCATTGGCCTCTCGACCAACTTCATCGGGTACGGGCTGGCCGGAATCTGCCGCCGTTTTCTGGTCTACCCTGCTTTCTGCGTCTGGCCAACATCTTTGGTGACCATCGCGCTCAACTCTGCGTTCCACGAcaaggagttggagaagacaACCATCGAGGGCCCGTTCAAGACTCGCTGGACCGTGTCCCGAATGAAGTATTTCTGTTGGCTTTGCGGGGCCATGTTTGCCTACTTCTGGCTTCCCAACTACCTTTGCGGCGCCCTGACTTACTTCAGCTGGATGACCTGGATCTCGCCACAAAACGTTCATCTGGCCAGCATCACGGGTGGCCAGACAGGCCTCGGGCTGAACCCGCTGCCAAGCTTGGACTGGAACGTCTTTGCGCTTGATCCTTTGATggtgcccttcttctctacCTTCAATTACTTCTTCGGGGCATTCCTGTCCATGTTCGTCATCATTGGCCTTTACTACACCAACACCTACTACACGGCctacctccccatcaactcAAACCGGCCTTTCGACCACTTCGGCCACATTTACAAAGTCAGATCTATCGTGGATGACAATGGACTCTTTGACGCCAAGAAGTATGAAGCATACTCGCCTCCTTACCTGGCTGCAAGCAACGTGGTCGTGTACACGTTCTTTTTCGCCTTGTACGCTGCGACGGTGACTTATGCCGCTCTCTACCACCGCCTGGAGATAAAGCTCGGCCTGAATGAGTTGTGGCAAAGAGCCAAGTTCACCATGCGAAGGTTGAGGTCCAAAAATGCACGCGGCGAAGAGTCGACCGAAGAGGATGTGGACCTTCTTGATGTCCATAATCGGCTCATGCGCGCCTACCCCGAAGTCCCACAATGGTGGTATATGACGTGCTTGGCCTTTGCCATCGCCGTCGGTATGGTTGGCGTCTCCTTGTGGCCGACGAACACGACAccgtttgtggtgttgtaCGGCATCGCCCTATgtctcgtcttcgtcgtcccTATTGGTATCATTGCGGGCATGACTGGTGTGGAGGTCACGCTGAACGTCATTGCGGAATTCATCGGTGGTGTCTGGATGGAGGGCAACGCGATTGGCATGTGCTTTTTCAAGTCGTACGGATATGTCACCTGCGCCCACGCTATAGCGTTCAGCAGTGATCTGAAGCTTGCCCACTACGTCAAGATTCCACCCCGGTTTACCTTTTGTGCCCAGATGGTCCCTACGCTGGTTTCGACTTTGATCAGCGTCGCGATTATGCAATACCAAACCCGCATCGAGAATGTGTGCACTCCGGATGCACCATTCCGTTTCCTCTGCCCAGGCGTCAACACGTTCTTCACGGCAGCTGTCTTCTGGGGCACGGTCGGTCCACGAAAGATTTGGGGTGTCGGTGGCCAGTATTCGATGACGTTGTTGGGATTCCCGTTTGGCTTCCTTGCGGTCATGTTGTTTTGGTACTTGAACAAGAAGTGGCCCAAGAGCGTCATACTCCGCAATGTCCACCCAGTGGTCATGATGAGCGGTGCCCTGAACTGGGCGCCGCTCAACTTGGCCTACATGTGGCCTGCTGTCCCGGTGGGTGCATTTTCGTGGTTGTTTGTGAAGAAGCGTTACTTGGCCTTCTGGTCAAAG TACAATTATGTGACTTCTGCTGCGTTTGGGTGCGGCATTGCTATCAGCGGTGTCGTAACCTTCTTCGCAGTGCAGCTGTGGGGCTTCCAGGTGAACTGGTGGGGAAACGATGTGTTGAATACCGGTTGCGACGCCGAAGGGACTTGTACTCTGCTGAATTTGACCGACGGCGAGTACTTTGGTCCAAGATTGGGCGAGTTCAGCTGA
- the SPE2 gene encoding spermidine resistance protein (BUSCO:EOG09263LNF; COG:T; EggNog:ENOG503NUFX) codes for MTSTNVTNSAAAEETQLTINHEITADLDSTNAFEGPEKLLEVWFAPSAKTLPPGVKENGLKSVSPSIWEGMLDMVNCKVLSIVNSDHVDAYLLSESSMFVFPHKLILKTCGTTTLLLGLRRLLRIAAINAGFPFHNVKTLEDERVAATPHRVFYSRKNFLFPDRQQGPHSSWKEEVKFLDELFENGSAYLVGRMNADHWYLYMTSPTTSTLTPPRTPSSSTGGSPTRSAKIPTGIVAPSVGSLDDNDDETLEILMMDLDQDLAKQWYLEDSDKSGEGHALGTVISNKCGLAEVYPTSVYPEARIDSYLFTPCGYSANGVIPAPTKSSDDAASRAAHYFTVHVTPEPICSYASFETNVPSGQNGRQTSEVIDHVINIFRPGRFTVTLFQTKNKPATPSDGADVEDNQRSLVKQTVDRIDGYRRIDRIIHEFEDYDLVFRYYERDGWTGTKKAMVGEDF; via the coding sequence ATGACTTCCACCAACGTCACCAACAGCGCCGCCGCTGAGGAGACCCagctcaccatcaaccacgAGATTACCGCTGACTTGGACTCCACCAACGCCTTTGAGGGACCCGAGAAACTTCTCGAGGTCTGGTTTGCGCCGAGTGCCAagactcttcctcctgggGTCAAAGAGAATGGCCTGAAGTCGGTCAGCCCCTCCATCTGGGAGGGCATGTTGGATATGGTCAACTGCAAGGTCCTGTCCATCGTCAACTCTGATCATGTGGACGCCTACCTCCTTTCCGAGTCTAGCATGTTTGTGTTCCCCCACAAGCTTATCCTCAAGACCtgcggcaccaccaccctgttGCTCGGCCTGCGCCGTCTTCTTCGCATCGCTGCTATCAATGCCGGATTCCCTTTCCACAACGTCAAGACCCTGGAGGATGAACGCGTTGCCGCCACACCTCACCGTGTCTTTTACAGCCGCAAGAACTTCCTCTTCCCTGATCGCCAGCAGGGCCCCCACTCCAGCTGGAAGGAAGAGGTCAAGTTTCTGGACGAACTGTTCGAGAATGGTAGCGCCTATCTGGTCGGTCGCATGAATGCGGATCATTGGTATTTGTACATGACCTCACCTACCACTTCCACCTTGACCCCGCCTAGAACCCCTAGCTCTAGCACCGGCGGAAGCCCTACCCGCTCCGCCAAGATCCCCACAGGCATTGTGGCGCCTAGTGTGGGATccctcgacgacaacgatGACGAGACGCTCGAgattttgatgatggatcTCGACCAGGACCTTGCCAAGCAGTGGTACCTGGAGGACTCTGACAAATCTGGTGAGGGCCATGCTCTCGGCACTGTCATTTCCAACAAGTGTGGTCTGGCTGAAGTTTATCCCACCTCGGTCTACCCCGAGGCTCGCATCGACTCCTATCTTTTCACCCCTTGCGGATATTCCGCCAACGGTGTCATTCCTGCACCCACCAAGTCCAGCGATGATGCTGCCAGTAGAGCTGCGCACTACTTCACTGTCCATGTCACCCCGGAGCCCATTTGCTCATACGCTTCGTTCGAGACCAACGTGCCGAGTGGCCAGAATGGACGCCAGACTTCCGAGGTCATTGACCACGTGATCAACATCTTCCGACCTGGTCGCTTCACTGTCACCCTATTCCAGACCAAGAATAAGCCCGCGACCCCTAGTGATGGCGCCGATGTCGAGGACAACCAGAGAAGCTTGGTCAAGCAGACGGTGGACCGGATTGATGGATACCGCCGCATCGATCGCATCATTCACGAGTTTGAGGATTATGACCTGGTTTTCCGCTACTACGAGCGCGATGGTTGGACTGGCACCAAGAAGGCCATGGTTGGCGAAGACTTTTAA
- a CDS encoding hypothetical protein (EggNog:ENOG503P9KV): MPALLPGGGASYTESHSYHSRTKAETWLPRLMLGALVAMGIGSTIGASLSGVVFGSAGDLKREGVGIAQSFVLFASILSFFYIILHFLAAKKGDSLYLNFDPPIPSFKHQLHAWAGVVIRLAVVMWSSAIIAVAVGIYHGGGGHRTVRLNLDMFACSLGVVFGSVVMVVVHVASRPFDIPGMSSRNEEIDSEEEYDEKQARGSYSTSGDGRDGITDESTIRATPPGFKSHRPKMPSKSASNISGSSLPSRMRSGKMGRVRRYILQAPAPAVLALVKSPELSRPGRVPTPESPIGPPQRDSQRLEELLVPRASASDSYFTASSPTLMQRADPMQEMPGGKGERPVSPDTVIYAPRPATTVRLNRRKNNLSAAEGSELPFPTTPSPPPPPPPPAPATTAPPRPSVHTIPGSWEIHHEP, encoded by the exons ATGCCGGCGTTATTGCCAGGAGGCGGGGCATCCTACACCGAGAGCCACAGCTACCACTCGAGAACAAAGGCGGAGACATGGCTCCCTCGGCTGATGCTAGGGGCGCTGGTGGCCATGGGAATAGGGAGTACCATCGGGGCGTCGCTATCAGGGGTTGTATTTGGGAGCGCGGGGGATCtgaagagggaaggggtgggtaTTGCGCAGAGTTTTGTGCTGTTTGCT TCGATATTATCCTTCTTTTACATCATCCTCCATTTCCTTGCCGCCAAGAAGGGCGACAGCCTCTACCTCAACTTTGACCCTCCCATCCCGAGCTTCAAGCACCAGCTTCATGCctgggctggggtggtgatacggttggcggtggtgatgtggagCAGTGCTATTATTGCCGTTGCGGTGGGGATATACcatgggggaggggggcatAGGACGGTGAGGTTGAACCTGGATATGTTTGCGTGTTcgttgggggtggtttttgGGAGTGTGGTTATGGTTGTGGTGCATGTGGCTAGTAGGCCGTTTGATATCCCGGGGATGTCGTCGAGGAATGAGGAGATTGACAGTGAGGAGGAGTACGATGAGAAGCAGGCGAGGGGATCATACAGCACTTctggtgatgggagggatggCATAACGGATGAAAGCACTATACGGGCGACGCCCCCGGGATTCAAGAGCCATCGGCCGAAAATGCCGTCAAAGTCTGCGTCTAATATCAGTGGGTCGAGCTTGCCAAGCAGGATGAGGTCTGGAAAGATGGgaagggtgaggaggtatATCCTTCAGGCACCTGCTCCGGCTGTTCTGGCGCTGGTGAAGAGTCCTGAGCTGAGTCGTCCGGGTCGTGTGCCGACACCGGAGAGTCCTATTGGGCCGCCGCAGAGGGATAGtcagaggttggaggagttgttggTTCCGAGGGCGTCGGCTTCTGATTCATATTTTACGGCGAGCTCGCCTACTTTGATGCAGAGGGCGGATCCGATGCAGGAGATGCCTGGGGGGAAGGGCGAGAGGCCGGTTTCGCCGGACACGGTGATTTATGCTCCGAGGCCTGCGACGACGGTTAGGTTGAATCGGAGGAAGAATAACCTAAGCGCGGCAGAAGGGAGTGAGCTGCCTTTTCCGActacaccatctccaccacctccgccgcccccaCCAGCGCCGGCGACGACAGCACCACCGCGTCCGAGTGTGCATACCATTCCAGGCTCGTGGGAAATACATCATGAACCTTGA
- a CDS encoding hypothetical protein (EggNog:ENOG503PF9A), with translation MAAKELPRHILDDFGDPVPGDSKKWRDYPYANLQLREATQGVYNEQSDDIFANNGNEDAAVINVMFDAYRTVFDPDLDEIPAANRDLYHDVDELFTADILKKCHDGLVLGRRGEYLHGEHLYALTVRLLHLAQRDRNARLGPGTGKPTSRKPAAWYICPNEASVMVPSPVDHSEAQAQQAIDEAQPYLNRLIDADLRFQYEDVVERFKQAKFTAHFANRNKAHWMAFILHKPIDATKNWTAFFFDSSPLPLNLQEPGQKYAKKAFVKWLEINCPQDTQRVKNVSYDGEKPKSPGPALIFLDRDISTQSDNWSCSLQCILNILAFIRYGCWGWDMIPHLRGKSNSEMVQTMMKILHNIMALKVHKNNLADYNTENTKGKTYRQTPVLLNRVDPEDEECKQRAEKEKRKKEDERKRGEQAERDKEEQKKKEWDDMTRIYDEAQSTLRTETDERKRAPANQVVAEWPNKLKAWGAKWNETTVTSNSNETEEVKRKDAKRKEAARKEAEKQATEKQATEKQAAERQVAEKQKAENANRESWTSDNPDSSDDNSDSPGGGGGGRSGGSGRRDAPKRKRREHKYQGPNNTDYLNLGGDRIIKQLRDARQPVLVVDKDVPATAPGSDGIYRLFDRLLDLPEVAMFPTEIHSKFPPHTYPGNERMTKDTFNAFRHYEQALRDIRNGQAVQKEGIVPLALRQLASLQAHVRTGLQSYSRGLWFVLPTPYVLVVPEPGKVAPPLVRLGESRDRNDGFYYSRAEHEARFKKAESTIHFVYWEKTKHWAVMFRHPVHGHALYDSDVTFQGDRLSTRLEEADEAMKAWLSHNGIAFGKSLRPNLVKTRPSASESHWDSGLFALLNVVSRVHYRCYGWQGLPLQVYPEHTSIALRRRQIRALHNLVGLQMSEGIDTTRNYKSPTQPRFDFVAHPYYPTQRWDGRNERDNAIALLRPPTASTKKPDRPQYKDRGQNPRHLKRKKTTDTAATLVREIGEGEGHGPDGNQPRSGAEEVDAVAMSQFDGSKDNMTTLPESELENAKLRAENVRLLQMIAADEEEIARLDVINDALKKEVVVLQVALETENINVLDAGWATDWEKEILKKTRKKAVEEFGRPDNRKAKKNGEEYILLFEQGFGDVLDKLLALDDDKLKASLRRFRAEVTKAEQPNAADEDVFGAQPTAKPESKPQKPPPGSYYATDRATAATSTASRPTTAITSRTIPGSNMRPGLPTIEESSSGPADESPTTAAQLRMQGRRSSTAGGGAKRAEILDFEEWLLRGGAVLRGGARLRGGRPLGQVMDADYELNWRARRLKSLRTFYGEMEAKDTEKGDDKGAAWARDRKEDCADMEMCWIGWKHKSDALLEGERQASLFRSTPIGVGERPDWFPDEVDEDLYLDLLDMETKGNLKAYVSEYHERFKGLFRVSGDKARRGSVNNTDSLLGKTAAGRRLGSRTPPHGGGPHATATTSLGGGRRTIVTPSQGGRQQATVTPQGPQVGGRVTGGRQPTVTPPGPSVGGRITAGRRPTVTPQGRSVGGRIAVRQPTVTPPGPTQRRPVGTATTKAPTPPHPFAGFTPTAPRVKPAVPGQSSSTEVSEEEEGNKIDTTQQSVGTTTPSMPPQPGSLRHLSFQPRPRIGGMVQEERRSGLTPDRTVHFATGVTVMEYDDDPSTPVYERFSDEEEKEEDAPAPQQIAGRKRSIDETGEVVDQGGRENPKRTKPTVEGGSSESEEL, from the exons ATGGCAGCAAAGGAGCTTCCCCGGCATATCCTCGACGATTTCGGGGACCCGGTGCCGGGTGACTCGAAGAAGTGGCGGGATTATCCGTATGCGAATTTGCAATTGCGCGAAGCAACACAAGGCGTCTACAACGAGCAAAGCGATGACATCTTCGCCAACAATGGCAACGAAGACGCCGCCGTCATCAATGTCATGTTTGACGCATACAGGACCGTTTTTGACCCAGATCTCGACGAAATTCCGGCAGCAAACAGAGACCTCTACCATGATGTGGACGAACTGTTCACCGCCGATATTCTAAAAAAGTGCCACGACGGTCTTGTTCTGGGACGAAGGGGAGAATATCTGCATGGCGAACACTTGTATGCATTGACAGTCAGGCTGTTGCACTTGGCGCAGAGGGATAGAAACGCCCGCCTAGGTCCAGGAACGGGGAAGCCGACAAGCCGCAAACCCGCAGCATGGTATATTTGCCCCAATGAGGCGAGTGTGATGGTTCCGAGCCCAGTGGATCATTCAGAGGCTCAGGCTCAACAGGCTATAGACGAGGCGCAGCCCTACTTGAACAGGCTGATAGACGCAGATTTGCGCTTCCAATatgaggatgtggtggagaggttcAAACAGGCCAAATTTACAGCCCACTTCGCCAACCGAAACAAGGCTCATTGGATGGCCTTCATCCTCCACAAGCCAATAGATGCGACGAAGAACTGGACCGCATTTTTCTTCGATTCGTCACCACTACCTTTGAATTTACAGGAGCCAGGACAAAAATATGCCAAAAAAGCGTTTGTGAAGTGGCTCGAGATCAACTGCCCACAAGACACACAGCGGGTTAAAAACGTGTCATATGACGGAGAGAAGCCCAAATCTCCTGGCCCTGCCCTGATATTCCTCGACAGGGACATTTCGACACAAAGCGATAACTGGAGCTGTTCCCTCCAGTGTATCTTGAATATCTTGGCTTTTATCCGATatgggtgttggggttgggacaTGATACCGCATCTGAGAGGTAAATCGAACAGCGAGATGGTACAAACTATGATGAAAATTCTCCACAACATTATGGCACTCAAAGTCCACAAGAACAACTTAGCGGATTACAACACCGAGAACACTAAAGGCAAAACTTATCGTCAGACACCGGTCCTGTTGAACCGAGTAGAccctgaagatgaagagtGTAAGCAAAGGgcagagaaggaaaaaaggaagaaggaagatgagcggaagaggggggagcaAGCGGAGAGAGACAAagaggagcagaagaagaaggagtggGATGACATGACGCGTATATACGATGAGGCGCAGAGTACTTTACGGACGGAAACCGACGAGAGGAAAAGAGCGCCGGCTAACCAGGTCGTAGCCGAGTGGCCGAACAAGTTAAAAGCGTGGGGAGCAAAGTGGAACGAGACGACGGTAACAAGTAATAGCAATGAAACTGAGGAAGTTAAGAGGAAGGATGCCAAAAGGAAGGAAGCCGCAAGGaaagaggccgagaagcaggCAACTGAGAAGCAGGCAACTGAGAAGCAGGCAGCCGAGAGGCAGGTGGCCGAGAAGCAGAAGGCCGAGAATGCAAACAGAGAGAGCTGGACTTCGGACAATCCAGACAGTTCAGACGACAACTCGGACAGTccaggcggtggaggcggtggacgAAGTGGTGGAAGTGGCCGGAGAGATGCGCCTAAACGGAAGCGCAGGGAACACAAGTACCAGGGACCCAACAATACTGACTATCTGAATCTGGGAGGGGACAGAATCATCAAGCAACTGAGAGACGCCCGTCAGCCTGTATTGGTCGTGGACAAGGATGTGCCTGCAACGGCGCCGGGCTCAGATGGCATATACAGACTCTTCGATCGGCTTCTCGACCTGCCTGAGGTTGCAATGTTTCCCACCGAAATCCATAGCAAGTTCCCCCCCCATACCTATCCGGGGAACGAACGGATGACAAAAGACACATTCAATGCCTTTCGACATTACGAGCAGGCGCTGAGAGATATAAGGAATGGTCAGGCCgtccaaaaagaagggaTTGTGCCGTTGGCTCTGAGGCAGCTGGCTTCTCTGCAGGCCCATGTGCGAACCGGACTCCAAAGTTACTCTCGAGGGCTTTGGTTCGTGCTTCCCACCCCGTATGTGCTGGTCGTCCCCGAGCCTGGGAAGGTCGCCCCCCCTTTGGTACGGTTGGGAGAGTCCAGAGATCGAAATGACGGATTCTATTATTCCCGTGCTGAACACGAGGCGAGATTCAAAAAGGCGGAATCAACAATCCATTTTGTTTACTGGGAAAAGACCAAGCACTGGGCCGTCATGTTTCGACATCCTGTACATGGACATGCCCTCTACGACTCTGATGTTACATTTCAAGGCGACCGGCTCTCGACGCGGCTGGAGGAAGCCGATGAGGCCATGAAAGCGTGGCTCAGTCATAACGGGATTGCGTTCGGCAAGAGCCTCCGGCCTAACCTTGTCAAAACTCGACCTTCTGCTTCCGAGAGCCACTGGGACAGCGGCCTCTTCGCGCTCCTCAACGTGGTCAGTCGGGTACACTACCGCTGTTATGGCTGGCAGGGGCTGCCCTTACAAGTCTACCCGGAGCATACCAGTATcgccctccgccgccgtcaaATCAGGGCCCTCCACAACCTTGTCGGTCTCCAAATGAGCGAAGGCATTGATACCACCAGAAACTACAAGTCGCCAACTCAACCGAGATTTGATTTTGTTGCCCACCCCTACTATCCGACCCAGCGCTGGGACGGCAGAAACGAGAGAGACAATGCCATTGCCCTTCTACGGCCGCCCACTGCTTCAACCAAAAAGCCAGACCGACCGCAGTATAAAGACCGTGGTCAGAATCCCAGACACCTGAAGCGCAAAAAGACCACAGACACAGCGGCCACGCTTGTTCGGGAGAttggggaaggagagggccATGGTCCGGATGGGAATCAGCCGAGATCGGGGGCGGAAGAGGTGGATGCCGTGGCGATGAGCCAGTTTGATGGCTCAAAGGATAATATGACGACACTACCCGAGTCTGAACTGGAAAACGCAAAGCTCCGGGCCGAAAATGTCAGGCTTCTGCAAATGATCGCagctgacgaggaggagatcgcTCGATTGGACGTGATCAACGACGCGTTGAAGAAAGAGGTCGTTGTCCTGCAAGTAGCGCTTGAGACTGAGAATATAAACGTCCTGGATGCAGGCTGGGCGACCGATTGGGAAAAGGAGATattgaagaagacgaggaaaaAGGCGGTAGA GGAGTTTGGCCGTCCCGATAACCGAAAAGCCAAGAAAAATGGCGAAGAGTACATCCTGTTGTTCGAGCAAGGCTTTGGTGATGTGCTGGACAAGCTATTGGCCTTGGACGATGATAAATTGAAGGCGTCCCTGCGCAGGTTCCGGGCCGAGGTCACCAAGGCAGAACAACCGAatgctgctgatgaggatgtATTCGGAGCCCAGCCAACGGCCAAACCGGAAAGCAAACCCCAAAAGCCACCACCTGGCTCATATTATGCCACTGATAGAGCGACGGCAGCGACTAGCACAGCGAGtcgtccaacaacagcaataaCCTCCCGCACCATTCCCGGGTCCAACATGAGGCCAGGTCTACCGACAATTGAGGAGAGTTCTTCCGGCCCTGCCGATGAAAGCCCAACGACAGCAGCTCAGCTGAGAATGCAAGGTCGACGATCGTCAACGGCTGGGGGTGGCGCAAAGCGTGCCGAAATCTTAGACTTTGAAGAGTGGCTGCTAAGGGGAGGTGCCGTTCTGAGGGGAGGTGCTCGGCTGAGGGGCGGTCGTCCGCTAGGGCAAGTTATGGATGCCGACTACGAACTCAACTGGCGAGCCCGCCGATTAAAGTCGCTTCGGACGTTTTATGGCGAAATGGAGGCGAAAGACACGGAAAAGGGCGATGACAAAGGCGCTGCGTGGGCGAGAGATAGAAAGGAAGATTGCGCAGATATGGAGATGTGCTGGATCGGTTGGAAGCACAAATCCGATGCCTTGCTCGAAGGAGAAAGACAAGCTAGTCTCTTTAGGAGTACGCCCATCGGCGTGGGCGAAAGACCGGACTGGTTCccggatgaggttgatgaggatctTTACCTTGATCTCTTGGACATGGAGACCAAAGGTAACTTGAAGGCCTACGTCTCGGAGTACCATGAGAGGTTCAAGGGTTTGTTCCGGGTCTCGGGCGATAAGGCACGGCGCGGGTCAGTCAATAACACCGATTCACTGCTAGGCAAGACTGCGGCGGGTCGTCGACTGGGCAGTAGGACCCCTCCTCATGGGGGAGGACCACATGCCACAGCGACTACTTCactgggaggaggacgacggaCCATAGTTACTCCTTCTCAGGGAGGGAGACAACAGGCTACAGTGACTCCTCAAGGGCCACAAGTCGGTGGACGTGTAACGGGAGGGCGACAGCCTACAGTAACTCCTCCAGGGCCCTCTGTCGGCGGGCGTATAACGGCAGGAAGACGACCTACAGTCACTCCTCAAGGGCGGTCCGTGGGCGGGCGCATAGCGGTACGCCAGCCTACAGTAACCCCTCCGGGCCCTACTCAAAGACGACCTGTCGGCACAGCCACGACAAAAGCCCCGACGCCACCTCACCCTTTTGCGGGTTTCACCCCGACGGCACCAAGAGTAAAACCTGCCGTCCCAGGTCAGAGCTCCTCAACCGAAGTctcggaagaggaagaggggaacAAGATCGATACGACGCAGCAGTCCGTCGGCACCACCACGCCCTCAATGCCGCCGCAGCCGGGGTCTCTACGGCACCTCTccttccaacctcgcccGAGGATAGGGGGGATGGTTCAGGAAGAGCGACGGTCGGGGCTCACACCGGATAGGACGGTCCATTTTGCGACTGGGGTGACGGTCATGGAGTATGATGATGACCCGAGCACGCCGGTATACGAGAGGTTtagtgacgaggaggagaaggaggaggatgctcCAGCGCCGCAGCAGAttgcggggaggaagaggtcgaTCGATGAgactggggaggtggtggatcaaggggggagggagaatCCCAAGAGGACGAAGCCTACTGTGGAAGGGGGGTCTTCTGAGTCGGAGGAGCTTTAA